One genomic window of Caenorhabditis elegans chromosome I includes the following:
- the M01A12.4 gene encoding Protein-tyrosine phosphatase catalytic domain-containing protein (Partially confirmed by transcript evidence), whose protein sequence is MWIYNVQTVVCLVSPEEAGGYFVPKEGETFTSFQKYQMKTIGIFDEKQGVTVYQCELKSYKAPKKLNRRMIYIICCDTSVGSIRSPRQQTVIMEYMWAFEEANAIENGVALADAKTTVLVHAIAGTRRCASFVATSVMCKQLLEAGNFSAMETWFEMRKRRAHTCTRKHDFFSSIYTFFAFCVQCSAVSETDENYVKSMEVSDFYGNHVSILFIFHIAKTILEKKNQEQKTA, encoded by the exons ATGTGGATCTACAATGTCCAAACTGTTGTTTGCCTTGTTTCTCCAGAAGAGGCTGGAGGTTATTTTGTGCCAAAAGAAGGAGAAACTTTCACGAGCTTTCAAAAGTATCAGATGAAAACTATCggaattttcgatgaaaaacaaGGCGTCACTGTTTATCAATGTGAATTGAAATCGTATAAAGCTCCGAAGAAACTCAATCGCCGAATGATTTATATAATTTGCTGCGACACAT ctgttgGATCCATTCGTTCTCCTCGTCAACAAACAGTTATCATGGAATACATGTGGGCTTTTGAAGAGGCAAATGCAATTGAAAATGGAGTAGCATTGGCAGATGCAAAAACAACTGTTTTGGTTCATGCAATTGCTGGAACTCGTCGATGTGCTTCATTTGTTGCTACATCAGTTATGTGCAAACAGTTACTtgaagctggaaatttttcggcaatggAAACATGGTTTGAAATGAGAAAGAGAAGAGCTCATACATGTACTCGTAAACATGATTTCTTTTCGTCAATCTacactttttttgcattttgtgtTCAATGTAGTGCCGTCAGCGAGACTGATGAGAATTATGTCAAATCTATGGAGGTAAGTGATTTTTATGGAAACCATGTTAGtatattattcatttttcatattgcGAAGACAATCCtcgaaaaaaagaatcaaGAACAGAAAACTGcctag